A single genomic interval of Hevea brasiliensis isolate MT/VB/25A 57/8 chromosome 4, ASM3005281v1, whole genome shotgun sequence harbors:
- the LOC110645039 gene encoding serine hydroxymethyltransferase 4: protein MDPVDVWGNTPLHTVDPEIHDLIEKEKRRQCTGIELIASENFTSFAVIEALGSALTNKYSEGMPGNRYYGGNEYIDEIENLCRSRALQAFHLDPTKWGVNVQPYSGSPANFAAYTAVLQPHDRIMGLDLPSGGHLTHGYYTSGGKKISATSIYFESLPYKVNSQTGYIDYDKLEEKAMDFRPRLIICGGSAYPRDWDYARFRSVADKCGALLLCDMAHISGLVAAQEAANPFEYCDIVTTTTHKSLRGPRAGMIFYRKGPKPAKKGQPENAVYDFEDKINFSVFPSLQGGPHNHQIGALAVALKQAMTPGFKAYAKQVKANAVALGNYLMRKGYKLVTAGTENHLVLWDLRPLGLTGNKVEKLCDLSNITVNKNAVFGDSSALAPGGVRIGTPAMTSRGLVEKDFEQIGEFLHRAVTITLSIQKEHGKLLKDFNKGLVNNKEIEALKVDVEKFASSFDMPGFLMSEMKYKN from the exons ATGGATCCGGTAGACGTTTGGGGCAATACTCCCCTGCACACGGTGGACCCAGAAATCCACGACTTGATCGAGAAGGAGAAGCGTCGCCAATGCACCGGAATCGAGCTCATAGCATCCGAGAACTTTACTTCTTTCGCTGTCATTGAGGCACTTGGCAGTGCCCTCACTAATAAGTACTCCGAGGGAATGCCCGGCAACCGTTACTACGGTGGCAATGAATACATCGATGAGATCGAGAACCTCTGCCGGTCCCGCGCTCTCCAGGCTTTCCACCTCGACCCCACCAAATGGGGAGTTAATGTCCAGCCTTACTCCGGTTCTCCGGCTAATTTCGCCGCCTATACTGCGGTTCTCCAGCCCCACGACAGGATTATGGGCTTGGACCTTCCTTCTGGTGGTCATTTGACTCATGGGTACTACACATCTGGTGGGAAGAAGATATCCGCTACCTCGATTTACTTCGAGAGCTTGCCTTATAAGGTTAACTCTCAAACTGGGTACATTGATTATGATAAGTTGGAGGAGAAGGCAATGGATTTTAGGCCCAGGTTGATTATCTGTGGTGGCAGTGCTTACCCGAGGGACTGGGATTACGCTAGGTTCAGGTCTGTTGCGGACAAGTGTGGTGCGCTCTTGCTTTGCGATATGGCTCACATTAGCGGTCTCGTTGCTGCTCAG GAAGCTGCCAACCCCTTTGAGTACTGTGATATTGTCACAACTACCACCCACAAAAGCTTGAGGGGTCCTAGGGCTGGTATGATCTTCTACCGGAAGGGGCCTAAACCAGCCAAGAAGGGCCAACCAGAGAATGCAGTTTATGATTTTGAAGACAAGATCAACTTCTCGGTTTTCCCTTCTCTTCAGGGTGGTCCCCACAATCACCAGATTGGTGCTCTGGCTGTTGCATTGAAACAAGCCATGACCCCTGGGTTCAAGGCTTATGCCAAACAAGTCAAAGCCAATGCTGTTGCTCTTGGAAACTACTTGATGAGAAAGGGATACAAGCTGGTCACTGCAGGAACTGAGAACCACCTTGTTCTCTGGGATCTTCGACCTCTTGGATTGACTG GCAACAAGGTTGAAAAGCTGTGTGACCTTAGCAACATCACAGTAAACAAGAATGCTGTGTTTGGTGACAGCAGTGCCTTGGCTCCTGGAGGTGTAAGAATTG GTACGCCAGCCATGACTTCAAGAGGTTTGGTTGAGAAAGACTTTGAGCAGATTGGAGAATTCCTCCACCGTGCTGTAACCATTACTTTGAGCATCCAAAAGGAACATGGAAAGCTCTTGAAggacttcaataagggtctcgtGAACAACAAGGAGATCGAGGCCCTGAAGGTTGATGTTGAGAAGTTTGCTTCCTCATTTGACATGCCTGGATTCCTGATGTCTGAAATGAAGTACAAGAATTAG